From one Desulfobaculum bizertense DSM 18034 genomic stretch:
- a CDS encoding tyrosine-type recombinase/integrase: MAMKWHQAKRPKKLGGGEYKGIRYREHPSRKKDAVNLDRYYTLSYWWNGKSHSEAVGWATEGVSAQRAYELLMDLKENQKNRTPPFTLRELREENWRDAQQAASKNVTLDEYWPVFFEHCKLHIKKSSWEKEESNFKVWISPYLGHFRLADIKLPQWDILVKALTDAGRAERTKEYVTGTLRRILKFAYERQVIDETPPTGRRVGVTGPGQSNRRRRIIQPHEEQALLEKLRSLDISAWRLVRFAFLTGCRAGEAFKLCWRDVDFVSGTLVFVDTKNGDSRRIPMSRALGDLLKSIPQGRLDEPVFLAKRGLPYKESPSSYRLVVNDILRLNEGRPDLERITFHSIRHTVATRLAQQLNPRDLMDLMGWRTVEMAMRYVKGDMEVQRNAFESLGESRPMGNVVSLRG; encoded by the coding sequence ATGGCTATGAAATGGCACCAGGCAAAACGTCCTAAGAAATTGGGTGGAGGGGAATACAAAGGTATTCGGTACCGGGAGCATCCAAGTCGAAAGAAAGATGCTGTCAATCTGGATCGGTATTATACACTCTCATACTGGTGGAATGGGAAAAGCCACTCAGAGGCTGTGGGTTGGGCTACTGAAGGCGTTAGTGCGCAGCGTGCTTATGAACTCCTTATGGATTTGAAGGAGAATCAGAAGAATAGAACTCCACCTTTCACGCTTCGTGAGCTTCGAGAAGAGAATTGGCGGGATGCGCAGCAGGCTGCATCAAAGAATGTGACCTTGGATGAGTACTGGCCTGTTTTTTTTGAGCACTGCAAGCTCCATATCAAAAAAAGTTCATGGGAAAAGGAAGAGAGTAATTTCAAAGTCTGGATTAGCCCGTATTTGGGGCATTTTCGTCTCGCCGACATCAAGCTTCCACAGTGGGATATTCTGGTGAAGGCGCTAACGGATGCTGGTCGGGCAGAGCGGACAAAGGAATATGTGACAGGGACCTTGCGGCGTATTTTGAAATTTGCTTATGAGCGCCAGGTTATTGATGAGACTCCACCGACAGGGCGGCGAGTAGGAGTGACTGGCCCCGGGCAGAGTAACCGGCGCCGTCGCATTATCCAGCCGCATGAGGAGCAGGCTCTTCTTGAAAAGTTGAGAAGCTTGGATATTTCAGCATGGCGTCTTGTAAGGTTTGCTTTTTTGACAGGCTGCAGAGCTGGAGAGGCTTTTAAGCTGTGCTGGCGTGACGTGGATTTTGTGTCTGGGACTTTGGTTTTCGTTGATACAAAAAATGGAGATTCACGGAGGATCCCCATGAGTAGGGCACTGGGGGACCTTTTGAAGAGTATTCCTCAGGGGAGGCTAGATGAACCAGTATTTTTGGCGAAGAGAGGGCTGCCCTATAAGGAATCTCCATCGTCATACCGACTGGTCGTGAATGATATTCTTAGGCTGAATGAAGGCCGTCCGGATCTTGAACGGATTACATTCCATAGTATCCGGCATACGGTTGCGACTCGACTTGCCCAGCAATTGAATCCTCGAGACCTGATGGATCTGATGGGCTGGCGTACGGTAGAAATGGCTATGCGCTACGTGAAGGGAGACATGGAGGTCCAGCGAAATGCTTTCGAGAGCCTTGGGGAGAGTCGGCCTATGGGAAATGTTGTGTCTTTGCGGGGGTAA
- a CDS encoding SNF2-related protein, which yields MPDAQPLVDFEAGQQVIDINNPSLPGIYTGRHRKAGSAIMVELRFPNGTTKFRPLSILEIVNSEATKDLKEQVKSKRFGRLIDLQRLVTYEKLKGTLHEVIYSMEAAQIDFYPYQFKPVLKFINSPTERLILADEVGLGKTIESGLVWTEMQARYRSNRLLVVCPRILAEKWREELRGKFQLDAQIVDFNGLRHAFDELKVNGPEHSFVLIGTYTGLRPPKAERAVLKIPPEEGASSSPKTDLLRELRFWDEEYPPLDMVIFDEAHNMRNQATTTFHLGECLSANARAVLCVSATPVNNSNIDLHSLLRLVDEDFFSTQSSFDDLIDLNRPSVHAANALSQSPVDVEALKWAVKGMEKSEYINESPLFEQFLKKLDALDQADFCDAGELSQCQDIVEKLNLLGSYVNRTRRVQVKENRPQRVPQVVSVEYTSQEMSLYQAILNIVRQRCKVNKKAFHVFQVMTLQLMAASCLPAFSERILSEQLFDDENLIGEALGDSGFESVSSFGAFQERDQLNELLEYDFEKNDSKFKELLTVVKAKKNEKIIVFAYYRPTLSYLRRRLLESGEDVAIIHGGIPMANRWAEIERFRNSTGPRILLASEVGSEGIDLQFCHVIVNYDLPWNPMRVEQRIGRIDRVGQKARRLLIINFKIAGTIEERIHERLHEKLEIFKNSLGDLDEVIGEEVKKLTISLLGNELTADEERRKIAQTQQAIENKLNMMRELEASGDAFIAFSDYVQKKVEEDRGRGRYIQPAELESYISDFFARHFKGTEINYNTPINGCLRIRLSEDAKISLGDFIHGDQSLSAKPLRRKEICITFSREVMQKLNSDQRRRIFFVNHLSPLIRWVTQINKDKEHNFYKLAAIRAASESVPSGVYLYRVERWVMKGINSIEKLAYGLINLDTGMCYSSSDSEIFFQEIINDGRDWDYRDYDEDVLLCSFDVLEENMQEEFDVEVTQFEIENKNILQTKSKRVATIFDRRIEQDKRRLETLMIAEREERVCRMARGRLAKAKENKAQRLKALKESAKILPETEPVAVGIVRVER from the coding sequence ATGCCTGACGCACAGCCACTTGTTGATTTTGAGGCTGGTCAACAAGTTATTGATATAAATAATCCAAGTTTGCCTGGAATTTATACAGGGCGCCATAGAAAGGCAGGCTCTGCCATAATGGTGGAATTAAGATTTCCCAATGGGACTACGAAATTTCGACCTTTGTCTATTTTGGAAATTGTGAATTCTGAGGCCACAAAGGATTTGAAAGAGCAGGTAAAATCTAAACGGTTTGGCCGACTAATCGATCTGCAACGCCTTGTTACTTATGAAAAGCTTAAAGGAACTCTTCATGAGGTCATTTATTCCATGGAGGCTGCACAGATTGATTTCTATCCTTATCAGTTTAAGCCCGTTTTAAAATTTATTAATTCTCCAACGGAAAGACTGATTCTTGCTGATGAGGTTGGTTTAGGCAAAACGATCGAGTCGGGACTGGTTTGGACGGAAATGCAGGCAAGGTATCGTTCTAACCGGTTGCTTGTTGTTTGCCCTCGGATTTTAGCTGAGAAATGGCGAGAGGAGTTGAGGGGGAAGTTTCAGCTTGATGCTCAGATTGTAGATTTTAATGGCTTACGACATGCTTTTGATGAGTTGAAAGTAAACGGTCCTGAGCATTCTTTTGTCTTGATTGGTACCTATACGGGACTTCGTCCTCCCAAAGCTGAAAGAGCGGTACTTAAAATTCCTCCTGAAGAAGGAGCAAGTAGCTCTCCAAAGACAGATTTACTCCGAGAATTAAGGTTCTGGGATGAAGAGTATCCGCCTTTGGATATGGTCATTTTTGATGAAGCGCATAATATGAGAAATCAAGCGACAACAACATTCCATTTGGGTGAGTGTCTGTCTGCTAATGCGAGAGCTGTTCTTTGTGTTTCTGCAACACCTGTTAATAATAGTAATATTGATTTGCATAGCCTTCTGCGGTTAGTTGATGAAGATTTCTTTTCAACACAATCTAGTTTTGATGATTTGATTGATCTTAATAGACCGTCAGTTCATGCCGCAAATGCACTTTCTCAAAGTCCTGTTGATGTAGAAGCGCTCAAGTGGGCTGTAAAAGGTATGGAAAAAAGTGAATATATAAATGAATCACCACTTTTTGAGCAGTTTCTAAAAAAACTTGACGCTTTAGATCAGGCTGATTTTTGTGATGCTGGAGAGTTATCTCAATGCCAAGATATTGTAGAAAAGCTCAATCTTTTAGGCTCCTATGTGAATAGAACCCGTCGAGTTCAAGTGAAAGAGAATAGGCCACAAAGAGTCCCTCAAGTTGTTTCTGTCGAGTATACATCTCAAGAAATGTCCCTGTATCAAGCAATATTAAATATTGTTAGACAGCGTTGCAAAGTGAATAAAAAGGCATTTCATGTTTTTCAAGTGATGACACTTCAGTTGATGGCTGCAAGTTGTCTTCCTGCATTTTCAGAAAGGATTTTGTCTGAGCAGTTATTCGATGATGAGAATTTGATTGGTGAAGCGTTGGGTGACTCAGGGTTTGAAAGTGTATCGTCTTTTGGTGCTTTCCAAGAAAGAGATCAACTTAACGAGCTCCTCGAATATGATTTTGAAAAGAATGATAGTAAATTCAAAGAATTGCTTACTGTAGTGAAGGCTAAAAAAAATGAAAAAATTATTGTGTTTGCTTACTATAGACCAACTCTTTCCTACTTACGTAGAAGGCTTTTAGAAAGTGGCGAAGACGTTGCGATAATACATGGCGGAATCCCAATGGCTAACAGATGGGCGGAGATTGAACGATTCAGAAATTCTACAGGACCTCGAATCTTATTAGCCTCAGAAGTCGGTAGTGAGGGAATAGATCTTCAATTTTGTCATGTAATAGTGAATTATGATCTGCCTTGGAACCCTATGCGAGTAGAGCAGCGAATTGGGCGCATCGATCGTGTGGGGCAAAAAGCTCGTCGTCTCCTAATAATCAATTTTAAAATTGCAGGGACAATAGAAGAGCGTATTCATGAGCGATTACATGAGAAGCTCGAAATATTTAAAAATAGTTTGGGTGACCTTGATGAGGTCATCGGAGAAGAGGTTAAAAAGTTAACAATCAGCTTGTTAGGTAATGAGCTAACAGCAGATGAAGAAAGAAGAAAAATTGCCCAAACTCAACAGGCAATAGAAAATAAATTAAACATGATGCGTGAGCTTGAAGCGTCTGGAGACGCTTTTATTGCATTCTCAGATTACGTTCAGAAAAAAGTTGAAGAGGATCGAGGGAGAGGGCGTTATATTCAACCTGCTGAATTAGAGAGTTATATTTCTGATTTTTTTGCAAGGCATTTTAAGGGGACGGAGATCAATTATAATACACCAATAAATGGCTGCTTGCGGATACGACTTTCAGAAGATGCCAAAATATCTTTGGGAGATTTTATACATGGAGACCAATCATTAAGCGCTAAGCCTCTTCGAAGGAAAGAAATATGTATCACATTTAGCCGAGAGGTTATGCAAAAGCTTAATTCAGATCAAAGACGAAGGATTTTTTTTGTAAATCATTTATCACCATTGATTCGTTGGGTTACACAAATAAATAAAGATAAAGAACATAATTTTTATAAGCTTGCAGCCATTAGAGCTGCAAGTGAAAGTGTTCCTTCAGGAGTCTATTTGTACAGAGTTGAAAGATGGGTGATGAAAGGAATTAATAGTATTGAGAAATTGGCATATGGATTGATAAATTTAGATACTGGAATGTGTTATTCATCGAGTGATTCGGAAATTTTTTTTCAAGAAATAATTAATGATGGAAGAGATTGGGATTACAGAGACTACGATGAAGATGTTCTGTTATGCTCCTTTGATGTTCTTGAAGAGAATATGCAGGAAGAATTTGATGTAGAAGTTACTCAATTTGAGATCGAAAATAAAAACATTCTGCAAACAAAGTCGAAGCGGGTAGCAACGATATTTGACAGAAGAATTGAGCAAGATAAGCGGAGACTGGAAACGTTGATGATTGCTGAACGGGAGGAAAGGGTTTGTCGAATGGCTAGAGGGCGGCTAGCGAAGGCAAAAGAAAATAAGGCTCAGAGGCTTAAGGCTCTAAAGGAGAGTGCTAAAATTTTGCCAGAGACAGAACCTGTTGCTGTTGGAATTGTTCGAGTCGAAAGATAG